One window of Thiomicrorhabdus lithotrophica genomic DNA carries:
- a CDS encoding YqiA/YcfP family alpha/beta fold hydrolase translates to MQAYIGLYLHGFLSSGKSEKGQWLKATVKQQNFDEDNPAFNELFTPTYPINSPKASVHEIESVLKKMLDDQNTKIVLLGSSMGGYYAQYLGQKYQLPYIMINPALNPTPIFNENLGCHTNPATQEDFCIDLAYIKELQTYDVVQLNKDVPALLLIDTDDEVIDVSFALKRYKADSSDCHFITVKYSGGDHRFTHMQQAWLEINKFLNAL, encoded by the coding sequence ATGCAGGCTTACATTGGGCTCTATCTACATGGGTTTTTAAGTAGTGGAAAAAGTGAGAAAGGACAGTGGTTAAAAGCAACGGTTAAGCAGCAGAATTTTGATGAAGACAATCCCGCTTTTAATGAGTTGTTTACTCCAACTTATCCTATAAATTCTCCTAAAGCGAGCGTGCATGAAATTGAATCTGTACTTAAAAAAATGCTTGATGATCAAAATACAAAAATCGTTCTATTAGGTTCTTCAATGGGGGGTTACTATGCTCAGTACCTAGGTCAAAAATATCAACTTCCTTATATTATGATTAACCCTGCATTAAACCCTACACCAATATTCAATGAAAATTTAGGGTGTCATACAAACCCTGCTACACAAGAGGATTTTTGTATAGACCTGGCCTATATAAAAGAGTTACAGACCTATGACGTTGTCCAGCTTAATAAGGATGTTCCTGCTTTGCTGCTAATTGATACTGATGATGAAGTGATCGATGTCAGTTTTGCACTAAAACGTTATAAAGCTGACTCTAGTGATTGTCATTTTATAACAGTAAAGTACTCAGGTGGAGATCATCGCTTTACTCATATGCAGCAGGCCTGGTTAGAGATTAATAAATTTTTAAATGCACTATAA
- the ligA gene encoding NAD-dependent DNA ligase LigA: MSDITQAQLEKLKQRISELNYAYYVLDNPLVSDAQYDDLYKQLLDIEELHPEWITSDSPSQRVGDKPLTHFESVTHAVPMFSLDNAFNQDDLIDFQRRVKDRLNSQVEIEFSAEPKMDGLAINIRYENGVLVQATTRGDGLVGEDVTHNIRTIQSVPLHLMGAGWPQVLEVRGEVFMSKKVFNALNAEYISRDEKPFANPRNAAAGTLRQLDPKIAAQRKLSLYLYGWGEIGSDWQLPSTYDAAISTFKSWGLPTNPDAQVVMGAQGMSDYYDFLIQKRVEMPYEIDGIVYKVNALSTHQTLGFTAKAPRWAIARKFPAEEVWTKLLDIEIQVGRTGALTPVARLEPVAVGGVIVSNATLHNKDEIDRKDVRIGDIVIVRRAGDVIPEVVGPVLAQRPQNVTKFTMPHTCPECDSEVIKEHDKAVYRCTGGLFCPAQRKRALQHFVSRKAMDIVGLGDKLIEQLGALGIVKHPDDLYRLDVETLASMDRMAEKSAQKVINAINTSKTTTLARFVFSLGIPEVGEVTAKNLANYYLSLEGIQQATKEQLLDVDDVGEIVAEHIVTFFQQAHNQEVIQGLINAGIHWPVPEQSTVTEDSMFANKVVVLTGSLQQLSRTDAKQKLEALGAKVTGSVSAKTDFVIAGEKAGSKLTKAEQLGISVLTEAEWIEMMGETNG, from the coding sequence ATGTCTGACATCACTCAAGCGCAATTAGAAAAGTTAAAACAACGCATTTCAGAATTAAATTATGCCTATTATGTATTAGATAACCCTCTTGTGAGTGATGCACAGTATGACGATCTGTACAAACAACTCCTTGATATAGAGGAGTTGCATCCTGAATGGATTACATCTGACTCACCATCTCAGCGCGTAGGAGATAAACCCTTAACTCATTTTGAATCTGTCACCCACGCTGTTCCGATGTTTTCACTCGATAATGCGTTTAATCAAGATGACTTAATTGATTTTCAACGAAGAGTTAAAGATCGTCTAAATTCACAAGTTGAAATTGAGTTTTCCGCTGAACCTAAAATGGATGGTCTGGCGATTAATATTCGCTATGAGAATGGAGTACTTGTTCAAGCAACTACACGCGGGGATGGTTTAGTGGGTGAAGATGTTACTCATAATATCCGTACGATACAGTCTGTCCCTTTACATTTAATGGGTGCGGGTTGGCCTCAGGTACTCGAGGTTCGTGGCGAAGTTTTTATGTCTAAAAAGGTTTTTAACGCCCTTAATGCTGAATACATTAGCCGTGATGAAAAACCTTTTGCTAATCCAAGAAATGCAGCGGCTGGTACTCTAAGACAGTTAGATCCCAAAATTGCAGCTCAAAGAAAGCTTAGTCTATATTTGTATGGTTGGGGGGAGATTGGATCTGATTGGCAGCTACCATCAACCTATGATGCTGCAATATCCACATTTAAAAGTTGGGGACTACCTACTAATCCTGACGCTCAAGTCGTCATGGGTGCCCAAGGCATGTCTGATTACTATGATTTTTTGATCCAAAAAAGGGTAGAAATGCCTTATGAGATAGATGGCATTGTCTACAAGGTTAACGCATTATCCACACATCAAACACTTGGCTTTACCGCTAAAGCACCGCGTTGGGCTATTGCTAGAAAGTTCCCAGCAGAAGAAGTTTGGACCAAACTATTGGATATAGAAATCCAAGTAGGGCGCACTGGCGCCTTAACACCTGTAGCTCGTCTTGAGCCTGTGGCGGTTGGTGGTGTTATTGTCTCAAATGCTACCTTACATAACAAAGATGAAATTGACCGTAAAGATGTCCGTATCGGTGATATAGTCATTGTAAGACGTGCTGGTGATGTGATACCAGAAGTCGTCGGACCTGTTTTGGCTCAGCGCCCACAAAATGTAACTAAATTTACTATGCCTCATACTTGCCCTGAATGTGATTCAGAGGTCATCAAAGAACATGATAAGGCCGTATATCGATGTACAGGTGGTTTGTTTTGTCCCGCACAACGAAAACGCGCGTTACAGCATTTTGTTTCACGTAAGGCGATGGATATTGTTGGTTTGGGCGATAAGTTAATTGAGCAACTTGGCGCACTAGGCATTGTTAAGCACCCGGATGATTTGTATCGATTGGATGTAGAAACGCTAGCTAGCATGGATCGAATGGCTGAAAAATCTGCCCAAAAGGTGATTAATGCAATTAACACATCTAAAACAACAACACTGGCTCGCTTTGTATTTTCTTTGGGTATTCCTGAAGTTGGTGAAGTCACGGCCAAAAACTTGGCAAATTACTATTTAAGTTTAGAAGGCATTCAGCAGGCGACTAAAGAGCAGCTGCTTGATGTAGATGATGTCGGTGAAATTGTCGCTGAGCACATTGTTACTTTCTTTCAGCAAGCGCATAACCAGGAAGTCATTCAAGGATTGATTAACGCAGGTATTCATTGGCCAGTGCCTGAACAAAGTACGGTTACTGAAGATTCTATGTTTGCCAATAAAGTCGTTGTTTTAACTGGCTCTTTACAACAGCTATCTAGAACGGATGCTAAACAAAAACTTGAAGCGCTTGGTGCAAAAGTCACCGGTAGTGTTTCAGCCAAAACCGACTTTGTTATCGCCGGCGAAAAAGCAGGATCAAAATTAACCAAAGCAGAACAACTTGGTATTTCTGTTTTAACTGAGGCAGAATGGATAGAAATGATGGGAGAAACGAATGGTTAG
- the dksA gene encoding RNA polymerase-binding protein DksA, with amino-acid sequence MENDIDFIENFPAYEPKKNEEYMSPEMLEHFKGKLLAWKVQLLEEANGTVSHLKKDSDTPADPNDRASQEEEFALELRTRDRERKLIAKIDKSLRDIESGEYGYCKISGDEIGLGRMEARPTATLTVEMKRKQEIREKQGVA; translated from the coding sequence ATGGAAAACGATATCGACTTTATTGAAAATTTTCCGGCGTATGAGCCGAAAAAGAATGAAGAATACATGAGCCCAGAAATGCTTGAGCATTTTAAAGGTAAGCTATTAGCTTGGAAGGTTCAGTTACTAGAAGAAGCTAATGGAACAGTCTCTCACCTTAAAAAAGACTCTGATACACCTGCAGACCCTAATGACCGCGCGTCTCAAGAGGAAGAGTTCGCATTAGAACTTCGTACTCGTGACCGCGAACGTAAATTAATTGCTAAAATTGATAAATCTCTTAGAGATATTGAGTCTGGTGAATACGGCTACTGCAAAATTAGTGGTGATGAAATTGGTTTAGGCCGAATGGAAGCTCGCCCGACTGCAACGCTAACTGTAGAAATGAAACGTAAACAAGAAATTCGTGAAAAACAAGGTGTTGCTTAA
- a CDS encoding bifunctional aminoglycoside phosphotransferase/ATP-binding protein — protein MNTADLIESLLDPETYPHPVEVITTIETHISIVFLTGQYAYKLKKPVNFGFLNFSTLSYRKKFCALEVSLNRRTAPQLYIGIEQVIKIDNKISLEPVTDLDKMANSPDIIEYLVKMKQFDPNMVLGRLLNQGYLDDAMISALTLKVSEFHKLAQPVDLESDYGEPEIQLQPMLDNFPSLKSYFNNDSTQRDLRYLLNWTNQQFSSHKPMLHQRKQKGFVRACHGDLHLDNITLIDGQPVLFDGIEFNEYFRWIDVISDLAFLLIDLDFRNQHATSYKILSQYLSQTLDYNGLYLLNFYRVYRTMVRAKITALRADQLPSNSLEQQHVEQTALNYIQQAISYTKESKTPKCILLQGVSGSGKSYFANQLLEEVGDFKAIILSSDRIRKSIYGIDHHARLSGHEQKALYSADMNQKTYHALAENARVCLELGFNVIIDATFLKYQHRDKIYQMASINGADSFLFSFETSTETAINAITLRQQLNNNPSDAGIDVMEHQKKRLEPPRHNEKAFVLSSEDLRKIFPKKAIQEFMNLPIT, from the coding sequence TTGAATACAGCTGACCTTATTGAATCCTTACTAGATCCTGAAACCTACCCTCATCCTGTAGAAGTTATTACAACGATTGAAACCCATATTTCAATTGTCTTTTTAACGGGACAATACGCTTATAAATTAAAGAAACCCGTGAACTTCGGTTTTTTAAATTTCTCAACCTTATCGTATAGAAAAAAGTTTTGCGCACTCGAAGTCAGTCTTAATCGCAGGACTGCACCGCAGCTCTATATCGGTATCGAACAAGTTATCAAAATTGATAATAAAATCTCGTTAGAGCCTGTTACTGATTTAGATAAGATGGCAAATTCGCCTGATATTATTGAATACCTTGTCAAAATGAAACAGTTTGATCCTAATATGGTTTTAGGACGGTTATTAAATCAAGGCTACTTAGATGACGCGATGATTTCAGCCTTAACATTGAAGGTCTCTGAGTTTCACAAATTAGCACAACCTGTTGATTTAGAGTCAGATTATGGAGAGCCTGAAATTCAACTTCAGCCAATGCTAGATAACTTTCCTTCGCTTAAGAGCTACTTTAATAACGATTCCACCCAACGAGATTTACGCTATTTACTGAATTGGACAAATCAGCAGTTTTCATCGCATAAGCCGATGTTACACCAACGAAAACAAAAAGGGTTTGTAAGGGCTTGTCACGGAGATCTTCATTTGGATAACATTACCCTTATTGACGGACAACCAGTTTTGTTTGATGGTATTGAGTTTAATGAATATTTTCGCTGGATTGATGTTATTAGCGATTTAGCTTTTTTATTGATTGATTTAGACTTTAGAAACCAACACGCAACAAGTTATAAAATTTTATCACAATATTTAAGTCAAACACTCGACTATAACGGATTGTATTTATTAAACTTTTACCGTGTTTATCGCACTATGGTGAGGGCTAAAATTACAGCCTTGCGTGCTGATCAACTGCCTAGTAATAGCCTGGAACAGCAACATGTTGAACAAACGGCTTTAAATTATATTCAACAAGCAATCAGCTACACCAAAGAGAGCAAAACGCCAAAATGTATATTATTACAGGGCGTATCAGGCTCTGGAAAAAGCTATTTCGCTAATCAGCTTCTTGAAGAAGTTGGGGACTTTAAAGCCATTATCTTAAGTTCTGACCGAATTCGTAAAAGCATATATGGAATAGATCATCATGCAAGACTATCAGGCCACGAACAAAAAGCTCTCTACTCAGCTGATATGAATCAGAAAACTTACCATGCTCTAGCTGAAAATGCTCGTGTCTGCTTAGAGCTAGGCTTTAACGTCATAATAGATGCCACTTTTTTAAAGTATCAACATCGAGATAAAATCTACCAAATGGCTTCTATAAACGGCGCCGATTCTTTTCTTTTTAGTTTTGAGACATCTACAGAAACAGCTATAAATGCTATTACATTGCGCCAACAACTTAATAACAATCCTTCTGATGCAGGAATAGACGTTATGGAGCACCAAAAAAAGCGGCTTGAGCCACCACGTCATAATGAAAAGGCATTTGTTTTATCCTCAGAAGACTTACGCAAAATTTTTCCGAAAAAAGCCATTCAAGAATTTATGAATCTGCCGATAACTTAA
- a CDS encoding HopJ type III effector protein, with translation MTSELKTPASLIESLENGPVDFTEVMRVIDENYNFTPVAFRNGNINNAENTNNGSCKVFSFAKRHNLSVQATLNAFGNYYIEDVLQHPENDDHQNIRNFIEFGWDGIEFTGEALAER, from the coding sequence ATGACTAGCGAACTAAAAACACCAGCATCATTGATTGAATCCTTAGAGAACGGTCCCGTTGATTTTACTGAGGTGATGAGAGTAATTGACGAAAATTATAACTTTACACCAGTAGCGTTTCGTAATGGTAATATCAACAACGCAGAAAATACCAATAATGGTTCCTGTAAGGTTTTCTCATTTGCGAAACGTCATAACTTATCAGTACAAGCAACTCTGAATGCTTTTGGTAATTATTACATAGAGGATGTATTACAGCACCCTGAAAATGATGATCATCAAAACATTCGTAACTTTATAGAATTCGGCTGGGATGGAATTGAATTTACAGGAGAAGCTTTAGCAGAACGTTAA
- a CDS encoding cell division protein ZipA yields MNELQQVLLIFAVVVIAGLYFLSRSRQNAIKKSSEQATEQPTEQSIHTVSHSISDSEKAAEALNNLGNPHIPLSESTEKRLTEGSGFSNSDLKQEIFVSNQSMSGAEPQVENVNVNQGVLSFGEEFDIPTQNPTKPFDSSEPLSTDLDPNPVTTATAETSSEKTSSGKHHVLVVDDPGMIGEIDEDAIPADYVKPSFGIPVEESTTKKKMASTNKEPEVYAIMVMSTGQEFSMSLVNQALLGVGLTYSDQGIFVKNDNMGNAFIKVANMLEPGTFPLEDLEGYVTPGVALILELPTTVRAPAAMHDLIMMARKISQKLNARLYDMNRHLIKESDLQSMRDAALDYESEPIA; encoded by the coding sequence ATGAATGAATTACAACAAGTACTTTTGATTTTTGCTGTTGTGGTCATTGCAGGATTATATTTTTTAAGCCGTAGCCGCCAGAATGCAATAAAAAAGAGTTCAGAACAAGCAACCGAGCAACCCACTGAGCAGAGTATTCATACAGTATCGCATTCAATATCCGATTCTGAAAAAGCTGCAGAAGCGTTAAATAATTTAGGTAATCCACATATCCCTCTATCTGAATCTACAGAGAAACGCCTTACAGAAGGTAGTGGCTTCTCTAATTCTGACCTTAAACAAGAAATCTTTGTTAGCAATCAATCTATGAGCGGCGCAGAGCCTCAAGTTGAAAATGTTAATGTAAATCAGGGTGTTTTATCATTTGGTGAAGAGTTTGATATTCCAACCCAAAACCCAACGAAACCTTTTGATTCTTCAGAACCTTTGAGTACCGATCTTGATCCAAATCCAGTAACAACGGCAACAGCTGAAACCTCATCTGAAAAAACATCTTCTGGTAAGCATCATGTATTAGTGGTTGATGATCCTGGAATGATTGGTGAAATTGATGAGGATGCTATACCAGCAGATTATGTAAAGCCTTCTTTTGGTATTCCTGTTGAGGAATCTACGACTAAGAAAAAGATGGCTTCAACAAATAAAGAACCTGAAGTTTATGCCATTATGGTCATGAGTACTGGGCAAGAGTTTTCTATGTCACTGGTTAATCAAGCTTTACTTGGTGTGGGTTTAACGTATTCAGACCAAGGGATTTTTGTTAAAAATGACAATATGGGTAACGCCTTTATAAAAGTGGCTAATATGTTAGAGCCTGGTACATTTCCTTTAGAGGATTTAGAAGGGTATGTTACTCCAGGTGTTGCTTTGATTTTAGAGCTTCCAACCACGGTTCGTGCGCCTGCTGCAATGCATGACCTTATTATGATGGCACGTAAAATTTCACAAAAATTAAATGCTCGTTTATACGATATGAATCGCCATTTGATTAAAGAGTCTGATTTACAATCAATGCGAGATGCTGCATTAGATTACGAATCAGAACCTATTGCATAA
- a CDS encoding FGGY-family carbohydrate kinase, with protein sequence MNIISPSITPNIHNLSTSDTKIILGIDIGTSGVRGCIVKKKTCETSVTETIISEVAIEMPSATKGVDNSISQDASIWIHSVNQLLIGLAKNFKLDAITHLVLDATSSTVLLTDQEGSPLSKALMYNDAQSIDHATKISEQIEISKEFSGAQGASSTLAKVMTLLEQNKDISHPVISHQIDFINHYLCGAMNITDENNALKLGYNSIHQAWPSWVKSIIKAKNKNVELPKVVKPGSLLGTILPDIAKKFGFKNNLKVMSGTTDSIAGFLASGATKVGDAVSSLGSTLAIKVISEKPIFNNKYGLYSHKLGDFWLVGGASNSGGRVLLDFYTVGELKQLSSKISAEQIEQYLKTNPPAFYPLREKGERFPIADSHLKPIMPNKPTCHFSQVKNSETCLRQHTLFLLNLLLGITQIEKLAYSKLSELGVLDIKRIFTVGGGTKNQVWMQLRELQLNTPLSIAENPQAAYGVTKLIE encoded by the coding sequence ATGAATATCATCTCGCCTAGCATTACACCAAACATTCATAACTTAAGTACATCAGATACCAAAATAATTTTAGGGATCGATATAGGGACTTCTGGCGTTAGGGGTTGTATCGTCAAAAAGAAAACTTGTGAAACAAGTGTTACAGAAACAATAATCAGTGAAGTAGCTATCGAAATGCCGTCGGCAACTAAAGGCGTGGACAACTCAATTTCTCAAGACGCCTCTATTTGGATTCATTCCGTTAATCAGCTTTTAATAGGTTTAGCTAAAAACTTCAAATTAGATGCGATTACTCACCTAGTCTTAGATGCAACCTCCTCTACTGTTTTATTAACCGATCAAGAAGGAAGTCCTTTATCCAAAGCACTGATGTACAACGATGCTCAATCAATTGACCATGCGACAAAGATTTCGGAACAAATCGAGATTTCAAAAGAGTTTAGCGGTGCTCAAGGCGCTTCAAGCACCTTAGCCAAAGTTATGACATTACTTGAGCAAAACAAAGATATAAGCCATCCTGTGATTAGCCACCAAATTGATTTTATAAATCACTACCTCTGCGGTGCAATGAATATTACAGATGAAAACAACGCGCTAAAATTAGGTTACAACTCAATTCACCAGGCCTGGCCAAGTTGGGTTAAATCAATAATCAAAGCTAAAAATAAAAATGTTGAACTTCCTAAGGTTGTTAAACCTGGTAGTTTATTGGGCACGATTCTGCCTGATATTGCCAAAAAATTTGGCTTCAAAAACAATCTAAAAGTTATGTCAGGTACCACCGATAGTATCGCTGGTTTTCTAGCTTCTGGAGCAACTAAAGTAGGAGATGCGGTAAGCTCACTAGGCTCTACTTTGGCGATTAAAGTCATTTCAGAAAAACCGATATTTAATAACAAATACGGACTTTACAGTCATAAACTTGGCGATTTTTGGCTTGTTGGAGGTGCGTCCAATAGTGGTGGCCGAGTCCTTCTCGATTTTTACACTGTAGGTGAGTTGAAGCAACTCAGCTCTAAGATTTCAGCTGAACAAATCGAACAATATTTAAAAACGAACCCTCCTGCTTTTTATCCCTTGAGAGAAAAAGGTGAACGTTTTCCTATTGCAGATAGTCACTTAAAACCTATTATGCCAAATAAACCAACATGCCATTTTTCACAGGTTAAGAATTCTGAAACCTGCCTACGGCAACATACCCTCTTTTTATTAAATCTATTGTTGGGCATTACTCAGATTGAAAAACTCGCTTATTCCAAACTATCTGAACTAGGCGTTTTAGACATAAAAAGAATTTTTACCGTTGGGGGTGGCACAAAGAATCAGGTCTGGATGCAGCTTCGTGAGCTCCAATTAAATACACCTCTATCCATAGCCGAAAACCCTCAAGCAGCCTATGGAGTGACGAAACTGATTGAATAA
- a CDS encoding single-stranded-DNA-specific exonuclease RecJ — translation MIKSPKIVHRTSSKAVFESAKELGLTDFQARLVSHRTNQTKQLDEIVFPKLKHIQHPSALKNIEQAAEVIVNAIKADGVIVLATDYDTDGVTSAWVATTALCDYFGVPKSRIVHVIGDRKTGYGITDDVVKRILAIEQPIALVISADQGSSDEERIAVLKSHNIPVCVTDHHQIPLNGVPESAICTVNPQQEGCEYDKTVAGCFVIFLVMTQVRQSLIQNGLLDKSSPSLKYLALNVALGTVADSVSLKSPNNRAIVHAGLQLVNMFQSPAWQALRELNDNQGHPFDAEFLGFQVATRINAASRVSEVATAFKFLSAGNINEARMYLEQLDTDNQNRRAQQEVMLKQAYKQALDKYSNDTYSMTLKLSGNAGIQGIIASRVGELYGLPTVAMTDLKDGTLAGSARGIVSEIDLRQAFQWMSEQKEDLFLSMGGHKGAAGCMIPIDFYDEFSQLFEQAIKQQVGDSAPVPIIETDGELNDWQLTPNLIEEISALEPFGREWPKPLFSGKFSITQIREVGQSKTHLSCKLKTAGGSIFQAIYFNAKQNESEPTPFATGDKVTCTYQPGVNNFAGRTTLQLRISSMIETS, via the coding sequence ATGATAAAAAGCCCTAAAATAGTCCATCGAACCTCATCTAAAGCCGTTTTTGAATCTGCAAAAGAGTTAGGTCTAACTGATTTCCAAGCACGATTAGTTTCTCATAGAACCAATCAAACTAAACAGTTAGATGAAATCGTTTTTCCAAAATTAAAACACATACAGCACCCTTCTGCTTTAAAAAATATTGAGCAAGCCGCGGAGGTTATCGTTAATGCTATTAAAGCAGATGGCGTTATTGTGTTGGCGACAGACTACGATACTGATGGTGTAACTTCCGCATGGGTAGCAACCACAGCGCTTTGTGATTATTTTGGCGTACCAAAATCTCGAATTGTGCATGTTATTGGTGATCGTAAAACTGGCTATGGCATTACCGACGATGTTGTAAAACGTATCTTAGCAATTGAGCAACCTATCGCGTTAGTGATTTCTGCCGATCAAGGTTCAAGTGATGAAGAGCGAATTGCTGTCTTAAAATCACATAATATTCCAGTCTGTGTGACCGATCACCATCAAATACCTTTAAACGGTGTGCCAGAAAGTGCCATCTGTACAGTCAACCCACAGCAAGAAGGCTGTGAGTACGATAAAACGGTTGCGGGTTGTTTTGTTATCTTTTTAGTTATGACACAAGTTCGTCAATCATTAATCCAAAATGGGCTTCTCGATAAAAGCAGTCCTTCTCTAAAATACCTAGCACTTAATGTCGCTTTAGGCACTGTAGCAGATAGTGTGAGCCTAAAAAGTCCAAACAACCGTGCCATTGTGCATGCAGGGTTACAACTCGTTAATATGTTTCAATCTCCTGCTTGGCAAGCTTTAAGAGAGTTAAATGATAATCAAGGTCACCCCTTTGATGCTGAATTTTTAGGGTTTCAAGTTGCCACACGTATTAATGCCGCAAGTAGAGTCAGTGAAGTAGCCACAGCCTTCAAGTTTCTATCTGCTGGAAATATCAATGAAGCCAGAATGTATTTAGAACAGCTTGATACGGATAATCAAAATCGTCGTGCTCAACAAGAGGTTATGCTAAAACAAGCTTATAAACAGGCGCTTGATAAATACTCTAACGATACTTATTCCATGACGCTTAAGCTTTCTGGTAACGCCGGTATTCAAGGAATTATTGCCTCAAGAGTTGGAGAGCTCTATGGTCTACCGACAGTTGCTATGACCGATTTAAAAGACGGTACTTTAGCGGGAAGTGCCCGAGGCATTGTCTCTGAAATAGATTTAAGACAGGCCTTTCAATGGATGTCAGAACAGAAAGAAGATCTTTTTCTATCAATGGGTGGTCATAAAGGTGCCGCAGGTTGCATGATACCAATCGATTTTTACGATGAATTTAGTCAACTATTTGAACAAGCTATTAAACAACAAGTTGGTGATTCTGCACCTGTACCGATTATTGAAACGGATGGTGAATTAAACGACTGGCAACTCACACCTAACTTGATTGAGGAAATAAGCGCCTTAGAACCTTTTGGCAGAGAGTGGCCTAAACCACTGTTTTCTGGTAAATTTTCCATAACTCAAATACGTGAAGTAGGACAATCAAAAACGCATCTTTCTTGTAAGTTAAAGACAGCAGGTGGTTCTATTTTTCAAGCAATCTACTTCAATGCTAAACAGAATGAGTCTGAACCTACGCCTTTTGCAACGGGTGATAAAGTTACTTGCACCTACCAACCAGGCGTGAACAATTTTGCTGGCAGAACAACTTTACAGCTTCGAATTAGTTCCATGATTGAAACATCTTAG
- a CDS encoding HAD family hydrolase, whose product MSTLKALLFDVDGTLADTERDGHRPAFNMAFEAAGLDWNWDEALYGELLAVTGGKERIRFYLEKFNTDFEKPDNFDDFVKGLHASKTLFYTQLMAEGKIPLRPGVEALINEARAEGMRMAVVTTTTPQNVTALLENTLGPDSESWFEVIAAGDIVPAKKPAPDIYVWALEKMNLTAADAIAFEDSLNGILSSVAADLKTIITINGYTKDDDFSSADLLLDQMGDASNPFTVLAGDAQGHTFLNLDLVKKVHAA is encoded by the coding sequence ATGTCTACATTAAAAGCATTATTATTCGACGTTGACGGAACCTTAGCCGATACAGAGCGCGATGGACATCGCCCAGCATTTAATATGGCTTTTGAAGCCGCTGGATTAGATTGGAATTGGGATGAAGCTTTATACGGAGAGCTGTTAGCGGTGACTGGTGGCAAAGAGCGCATTCGTTTTTATTTAGAGAAATTTAATACTGATTTTGAAAAACCAGATAATTTTGACGATTTTGTAAAAGGATTACATGCTTCCAAAACCCTCTTTTATACTCAATTGATGGCTGAGGGTAAAATTCCTCTTCGTCCTGGTGTTGAAGCTTTAATTAATGAAGCTAGAGCAGAAGGCATGCGTATGGCTGTTGTTACAACCACAACACCACAAAACGTAACCGCTTTATTAGAAAACACCTTAGGGCCTGATTCAGAAAGTTGGTTTGAAGTGATTGCCGCGGGTGATATTGTGCCAGCTAAAAAACCTGCTCCAGATATTTATGTTTGGGCACTTGAGAAGATGAATTTAACGGCAGCGGATGCTATTGCATTTGAAGACTCTTTAAATGGGATTCTATCTTCAGTTGCTGCTGACTTGAAAACAATTATCACCATTAATGGATACACTAAAGACGATGATTTCAGCTCAGCTGATTTATTATTAGATCAAATGGGTGATGCAAGTAATCCATTTACCGTTTTGGCAGGTGATGCTCAAGGCCATACATTCTTAAACCTGGACTTGGTTAAAAAGGTGCACGCTGCCTAA